TACGATGAACCAAATAGGCAGCTAGGTGCCCAAAATCATCGGTTGATGGATGCAGCCATGCGGCGATAGGTATGGCGACGGCCACGGATGGTGAACGAGAAGGCGAGGATATTTTCTGGGAGAGCCATGCCACTGTAACCTGCATCGCCGATATGCAAAATGTCTGCTCCAGTCATCTTGCTCAGCAAGGCGATGCGTCGTACCGTATCCTCGTCGCTCCCCTCCTGAGAAGTGCCCATCGCTGTCATGGCTAGTTTGCCCAAGCTATGAGCCAGGTCTACCAGCGCTTTGATCATCTCTGGTGTTGCTCCTGGCGTGGTCCCAGGAGCAGGTACAAGAATGACGTCTGCTCCGGCTGCGGCAAACCGCTCCACTGCTTCTGCAGAGACGATGCCCGCTGCTCCTAACCCCGCGCCATGCATTTTCCCCGCAATGATAATGATGCGCTCGCCAATAGCTTGGGCAATCTTGGCTGTCGCTTGCTCAATCGTTTCCGTGGAGACGCCTGAACCTGGATTCCCAGTCAGCACTAGGTAGTCGGCCCCTAACTCAACTGCCTGGCGGGCATTGTCCACTGTGGCTATCCGCCCTTGATAGTCTTCGCTGACCCTATCTGCTGGCACAGGTTCCAGGTTAATGCCAACCGGTCTTCCTACGAGTGCCTTCACTTCGTGGATCGTTACTCCGATGCCAACGGGCAATTTGGGCAGTATAGGGATGCCCGGTAATGCAGGCAATTGCCCTTTGGGGTAGCCCATTACCAGAGGATGAAGTACATCGTAGACATTGAGCGTAATCAAATCCGCGCCACATGCTGCGGCTACCTCGGCATTGGTCACGCCATCTATCAGCGGCAGTGTAGTGCAGACTACCTCTGCACACACGGTGCGTCCTTCAGCTAGTCGGATGCTCTCCAGTAACTCTGCCTTGCTCATAGCACGAAAATCACTGGCATTAGCATCGAGAATTCGCTTAACCATTGGCTCCCTCTCCGACCCATTAAGAGTTCGCGGTGAAAAGACAACGGGTGATGGGGATCATATCTTTGCACCGAAGAACTGCGGTAGATAATCTCTATTGGCCTCCAGCAATTCCGCCAGCATCGCCTTTGCTACGGGATAAGATGGTATCAGTGGATGCGTGAGCAAGGCTTTGAGCGCTACCTCTCGTGACCCGGTAACGCCAGCTTCGACCGCATATTGCTCGTAGGCTTTCACGGCTTGTACCAACGGCCGAATGACCTCTGGAAGGTGACCAACACGAATCGGACTCAGCCCATGCGCTCCCACAATACAGGGCACTTCGATCGAAGCCGAGGAGGGCAAGTCAAGGATGCAACCGTTATTGCGGGTGATCACAATTTGCACGTCCCGCCGATCGGTGAGCAAGGAGGTTATCAAGCGCACGGCCATTTCCGAGTAATAAGCCCCCCCACGCTTCATCAATTCCGGTGGCTTGACCACCAGGCTGGGATCGGCATACATCTTCAATAGTTCGCTTTCTACTTCTTTGACTACTTCCCCACGCGTTTTCCCTGCGCTCTTTGCCTCCCTCACTGCCTCGTCGTGATAGTAGTAATAGGCCAAGTAGCCGATGGGCAACATGCCCAGGAGACGGATTAAATCAGGCTCAAAGGGGAAGTGTCCATGTTTGCTGGCCAGTTGTACAAAATCTTCAACATGTAATAGCCGTCCTCTGACCCATGCCTGGCGAATCCAGGCCAAGTGATTCAGTCCCACCCAGTCCAGGAAAACTTCATCAGCAGAAACTCCCGCATATTCGGCAACCGCCATAATGGCATTAATGGGGTTGTTGCACAGCCCCACGACCTTAAGCGGGGTATGCGTGAGCAGGGCTTCGGTGATGATACCAGAAGGATTGGTAAAATTGAGATACCAGGCATTGGGCGCGTGATTTTCCACATCGCGCGCAATGTCCAAAGTAACGGGAATCGTACGCATGGCTTTCATGAAGCCGCCTGGCCCCGTTGTTTCCTGACCGATGACGTTATACTGCAAAGGAATCTTCTCGTCGCGGATACGGGCATCCACGCCACCGACTCGGATTTGGGAGATGACGAAATCGGCGCCTTCGATGGCAGCAGGGCGGTTGGTGTACGTAACGACTGCTGTTTCCAGGCCGGCATGGGCAATCATGCGTCTGACTAGACCGCCCACCAACTCTAGCCGCTCAGCATTGATGTCATATAGGGCGATTTCCCCTACGCTGAGTTGCTCACGGCGCTGGATAAATCCATCCACGAACTCCGGAGTATAGGTGCTACCCCCGCCAATGACCGTAATCTTATGG
This Chloroflexota bacterium DNA region includes the following protein-coding sequences:
- a CDS encoding haloacid dehalogenase-like hydrolase, with the protein product MVKRILDANASDFRAMSKAELLESIRLAEGRTVCAEVVCTTLPLIDGVTNAEVAAACGADLITLNVYDVLHPLVMGYPKGQLPALPGIPILPKLPVGIGVTIHEVKALVGRPVGINLEPVPADRVSEDYQGRIATVDNARQAVELGADYLVLTGNPGSGVSTETIEQATAKIAQAIGERIIIIAGKMHGAGLGAAGIVSAEAVERFAAAGADVILVPAPGTTPGATPEMIKALVDLAHSLGKLAMTAMGTSQEGSDEDTVRRIALLSKMTGADILHIGDAGYSGMALPENILAFSFTIRGRRHTYRRMAASINR
- a CDS encoding 6-phospho-beta-glucosidase: MIRVHKITVIGGGSTYTPEFVDGFIQRREQLSVGEIALYDINAERLELVGGLVRRMIAHAGLETAVVTYTNRPAAIEGADFVISQIRVGGVDARIRDEKIPLQYNVIGQETTGPGGFMKAMRTIPVTLDIARDVENHAPNAWYLNFTNPSGIITEALLTHTPLKVVGLCNNPINAIMAVAEYAGVSADEVFLDWVGLNHLAWIRQAWVRGRLLHVEDFVQLASKHGHFPFEPDLIRLLGMLPIGYLAYYYYHDEAVREAKSAGKTRGEVVKEVESELLKMYADPSLVVKPPELMKRGGAYYSEMAVRLITSLLTDRRDVQIVITRNNGCILDLPSSASIEVPCIVGAHGLSPIRVGHLPEVIRPLVQAVKAYEQYAVEAGVTGSREVALKALLTHPLIPSYPVAKAMLAELLEANRDYLPQFFGAKI